The following proteins are co-located in the Haloarcula marismortui ATCC 43049 genome:
- a CDS encoding glutamyl-tRNA reductase, translated as MSRNTEPPVDVDEAIARIDSRGAKIQREQLERTLSQLQTDGELTADQRLVVEELSERLVERLLAVPRASLRDAARSSDDERIETALSLFE; from the coding sequence ATGAGTCGGAACACAGAGCCACCTGTCGACGTCGACGAAGCGATCGCTCGGATCGACAGCCGAGGAGCGAAGATTCAGCGGGAGCAACTCGAACGGACGCTGTCACAGCTACAGACTGATGGCGAACTAACGGCTGACCAGCGGCTCGTCGTTGAGGAACTGAGCGAACGACTCGTCGAGCGACTGCTCGCTGTCCCTCGAGCGAGTCTACGGGACGCGGCGAGGAGTTCGGACGACGAACGGATCGAAACAGCGCTCTCACTGTTCGAGTGA
- a CDS encoding DUF2249 domain-containing protein: protein MPATTLDLRETPPAERHAKIHDSFEALSAGETLRIINDHEPKPLFYELQAEVEAFDAANYQCEQDGPQKYIADLPKQ from the coding sequence ATGCCAGCAACCACACTCGACCTGCGGGAAACGCCGCCGGCGGAACGACACGCCAAGATACACGACTCGTTTGAGGCGCTGTCCGCCGGGGAGACGCTTCGGATTATCAACGACCACGAGCCAAAGCCGCTGTTCTACGAGTTGCAAGCCGAAGTCGAGGCGTTCGACGCGGCGAACTACCAGTGCGAGCAGGACGGCCCACAGAAGTATATCGCCGACCTCCCAAAGCAATGA
- the purL gene encoding phosphoribosylformylglycinamidine synthase subunit PurL codes for MSLSDADHELVVEEIGREPTRAEAALFENLWSEHCAYRSSRPLLSAFDSEGDQVVIGPGDDAAVVSLPSHGDGEEMYITMGVESHNHPSYVDPFDGAATGVGGIVRDTLSMGAYPIALADCLYFGDFDREHSRYLFEGVVEGISHYGNCIGVPTVTGSVAFHDDYEGNPLVNVSCIGLLEPERTITAEAQEPGNKLVLVGNATGRDGLGGASFASEDLAEDAETEDRPAVQVGDPYSEKLLVECNEALLDEELVESARDLGAAGLGGASSELIAKGGLGARIELDRVHEREPNMNAMEYLLAESQERMVYEVAPEDVDRVAELAERFDLGCSVIGELTEPGTNYVCTFEGETVVDVDAAFLGDGAPMNDLPSDAPPKQERDLPTVSLDEAFERIVSSPNCASKRWVYRQYDHEVQVRTSVLPGDDAALLAIREAGTGLAFSAGADPNWTDAAPYEGARAVALENATNVAAKGATPHAAVDCLNGGNPEKPDVYGGFKGIVDGLADMCSDLDVPVVGGNVSLYNDSQDGPIPPTPTLALVGVKEGYDAPPLSLSGEGRLVVVGDTALEGKTDPRLGGSEYTAQFGGTDRFPALPVDSTDVVETIAEVADADHVLASHDVSHGGLAVTLAEMVHEDAGASVEIGTTEHGTPARLLFNERPGRVVFETTDPAAVREAFDGVAPVTELGEANDSNGLDITVNDETLAYNVADIADLRSVIDDEL; via the coding sequence ATGAGCCTGTCCGACGCGGACCACGAACTCGTGGTCGAGGAGATCGGTCGGGAGCCGACACGGGCGGAGGCCGCTCTCTTCGAGAACCTCTGGAGCGAACACTGCGCGTATCGCTCCTCTCGCCCCCTGCTGTCGGCGTTCGACTCCGAAGGCGATCAGGTCGTCATCGGCCCCGGCGACGACGCAGCCGTCGTCTCCCTGCCGTCCCACGGCGACGGCGAGGAGATGTACATCACGATGGGCGTCGAGTCCCACAACCACCCGTCCTACGTCGACCCGTTCGACGGGGCAGCGACCGGCGTGGGCGGTATCGTCCGCGACACACTGTCGATGGGGGCCTACCCCATCGCGCTGGCCGACTGTCTGTACTTCGGCGACTTTGACCGGGAGCACTCCCGCTATCTCTTCGAGGGCGTCGTCGAGGGTATCTCCCACTACGGGAACTGCATCGGCGTTCCAACTGTCACCGGGAGCGTCGCCTTCCACGACGACTACGAGGGGAACCCGCTCGTGAACGTATCCTGTATCGGCCTGCTGGAGCCCGAGCGGACCATCACTGCCGAAGCCCAGGAGCCGGGCAACAAGCTCGTTCTCGTCGGCAACGCGACGGGGCGAGACGGGCTCGGCGGGGCGTCCTTCGCCAGCGAGGACCTCGCGGAGGACGCTGAAACGGAGGACCGACCGGCCGTGCAGGTCGGCGACCCGTACTCGGAGAAGCTACTCGTCGAGTGCAACGAGGCGCTGCTGGACGAGGAACTCGTCGAGTCGGCCCGCGACCTTGGGGCCGCTGGCCTCGGCGGCGCGTCGTCCGAACTGATCGCCAAGGGCGGCCTCGGTGCACGTATCGAACTCGACCGCGTCCACGAGCGCGAGCCCAACATGAACGCCATGGAGTACCTGCTCGCCGAGAGTCAGGAACGGATGGTGTACGAGGTCGCGCCCGAGGACGTCGACCGCGTGGCCGAACTCGCCGAGCGGTTCGACCTCGGCTGTTCGGTCATCGGCGAACTCACCGAGCCGGGCACAAACTACGTCTGCACGTTCGAGGGCGAGACAGTCGTCGACGTGGACGCGGCGTTCCTCGGGGACGGTGCGCCGATGAACGACCTGCCGAGCGACGCGCCACCGAAACAGGAACGGGACCTGCCGACCGTGTCGCTGGACGAGGCGTTCGAGCGCATCGTCAGCAGCCCGAACTGCGCCTCGAAACGGTGGGTGTACCGCCAGTACGACCACGAGGTGCAGGTCCGAACGAGTGTCCTGCCCGGCGACGACGCCGCACTGCTCGCCATCCGTGAGGCCGGGACCGGACTGGCGTTCTCTGCCGGCGCGGACCCCAACTGGACCGACGCCGCGCCGTACGAAGGCGCACGCGCCGTCGCGCTGGAAAACGCCACGAACGTCGCCGCGAAGGGCGCGACACCCCATGCGGCTGTGGACTGTCTGAACGGCGGCAACCCCGAGAAGCCTGACGTGTACGGCGGCTTCAAAGGCATTGTCGACGGCCTGGCGGACATGTGCAGCGACCTTGACGTGCCGGTGGTCGGGGGGAACGTCTCCTTGTACAACGATTCCCAGGACGGACCGATTCCCCCCACACCGACGCTCGCGCTGGTCGGCGTCAAGGAGGGCTACGATGCCCCGCCGCTGTCGCTGTCCGGCGAGGGAAGGCTCGTCGTCGTCGGGGACACCGCACTGGAGGGCAAAACCGACCCGCGTCTGGGCGGGTCCGAGTACACCGCGCAGTTCGGCGGCACCGACCGCTTCCCCGCCCTCCCGGTGGACTCAACGGACGTTGTCGAGACGATTGCCGAGGTCGCCGACGCCGACCACGTGCTGGCAAGCCACGACGTGAGCCACGGCGGCCTCGCGGTAACGCTGGCCGAGATGGTCCACGAGGACGCCGGTGCGTCGGTCGAAATCGGGACCACCGAGCACGGCACTCCGGCTCGACTCCTGTTCAACGAGCGGCCCGGCCGGGTCGTGTTCGAGACGACTGACCCGGCGGCGGTCCGGGAGGCCTTCGACGGCGTCGCCCCAGTGACGGAACTGGGCGAGGCGAACGACTCGAACGGACTCGATATTACGGTCAACGACGAGACGCTGGCGTACAACGTTGCGGACATCGCTGACCTGCGGTCGGTCATCGACGACGAACTATAG
- a CDS encoding FIST signal transduction protein gives MPSQSDASTVVATGTSVATTGRRAGREATSTARDRLDADRVDFCQVFSSTGFDAEAVLAGVTALVDDETAVVGCTAGGTFTEERAMDAGVAVTLVTSDSFRFDTALATGLSENTRGAVRDAVRSLPENIEEPYQSALVLHDGLAGVGEQLSLSVQRRLGPYVEFAGGAASDGLRMESTPVFCDASVVEDAVVLVLISGKKRPVITVNHGHTPISEPWEVTDVSGNVVHELNGEPAFEVWKDAVRDHVAERTGIAVDDVPVGSAELRKLMVAYLFGIDQGETYKIRWPRTAIEETGALQFAVDIPEGTVLRIMHGNRADQIASAEQAAADAVSLCDGNIAGAFVYDCACRQILFDDAFSSAVDGITSTLSAPVAGFETYGELCMQAGQLSGFHNTTTVLFALPE, from the coding sequence ATGCCGTCCCAGTCGGACGCGAGTACGGTGGTCGCAACAGGAACGTCAGTGGCGACCACTGGTCGGCGCGCTGGCCGAGAGGCGACCAGCACTGCTCGTGACCGACTGGATGCCGATCGGGTGGACTTTTGTCAGGTGTTTTCCAGCACTGGGTTCGATGCTGAAGCCGTTCTGGCGGGCGTAACTGCCCTTGTCGACGATGAGACAGCCGTTGTCGGCTGTACGGCCGGCGGTACGTTCACCGAAGAGCGAGCGATGGACGCCGGCGTGGCAGTCACACTCGTTACCAGTGACTCGTTCCGGTTCGATACGGCCCTGGCCACCGGTCTCAGCGAGAACACCCGCGGGGCTGTCAGAGACGCCGTCCGGTCGCTCCCGGAAAACATCGAGGAACCATACCAGTCAGCGCTTGTCCTCCACGACGGGCTCGCGGGCGTCGGTGAACAGTTGTCGCTGTCGGTCCAGCGACGGCTTGGCCCCTATGTCGAATTTGCAGGTGGGGCGGCGTCTGACGGTCTCCGAATGGAATCGACGCCAGTGTTTTGCGATGCGTCGGTTGTTGAGGACGCAGTCGTTCTCGTGCTCATCTCCGGGAAAAAGCGTCCGGTCATTACCGTCAACCACGGGCACACCCCCATCTCAGAGCCGTGGGAGGTAACCGATGTCTCCGGAAATGTGGTTCACGAACTCAACGGTGAACCAGCGTTCGAAGTGTGGAAAGACGCTGTTCGAGACCACGTTGCGGAGAGAACAGGAATAGCGGTCGATGATGTCCCAGTCGGTTCAGCGGAGCTCAGGAAGCTCATGGTCGCATACCTGTTCGGTATCGACCAGGGCGAGACCTACAAGATACGCTGGCCCCGGACTGCGATTGAAGAGACTGGCGCACTGCAGTTCGCCGTTGATATTCCGGAGGGGACTGTCCTCCGTATAATGCATGGCAACAGAGCGGACCAGATCGCGTCCGCTGAGCAGGCTGCTGCAGACGCTGTTTCGCTGTGTGACGGGAATATCGCTGGCGCGTTCGTCTACGACTGTGCGTGCCGTCAGATTCTTTTCGACGACGCGTTTTCATCGGCTGTCGATGGGATCACATCGACCCTGTCGGCCCCAGTCGCTGGATTCGAGACGTACGGGGAGCTGTGCATGCAAGCTGGGCAACTCAGCGGCTTTCACAACACGACAACAGTGCTCTTTGCACTGCCGGAGTAA
- a CDS encoding C2H2-type zinc finger protein — protein MTDTATQPAADTAATSTDDEAAYDVPADATAYSCSYCGRPFARESWLALHRGLAHPNELDDEEVEAFRVAHDEEEESLSTFRLQALGALVLIYFGFLMVYALV, from the coding sequence ATGACTGACACAGCAACCCAGCCAGCGGCCGATACGGCAGCGACAAGTACTGACGACGAAGCAGCCTACGATGTCCCGGCCGACGCCACGGCCTACAGCTGTTCGTACTGCGGCCGGCCGTTCGCCCGCGAGTCCTGGCTCGCGCTCCACCGCGGCCTAGCCCATCCCAATGAACTCGACGACGAGGAGGTCGAGGCCTTCCGGGTAGCCCACGACGAGGAGGAAGAGTCGCTTTCGACGTTCCGACTCCAGGCACTGGGCGCACTCGTGCTCATCTACTTTGGTTTCCTGATGGTGTACGCGCTCGTGTAG
- a CDS encoding sensor histidine kinase encodes MNRTGLVSKFAETVGIEKASAIVDDAMADLGIGGETEIDGTDAQDICDIIQHNNEGYIALVASELRVQLAAQERFDALLGNIPNPAVVVEFKQREPYVKSINEAFADSFGYDRTDAVGTELRALLAPPGADAEVIRADWWEQTGQSEQEVRRMTASGEVRTYLFRSTIVTHDSSQLEGYGIYTDITERKRREQQLKHQNERLDEFVSIVSHDLRNPLNVASGRTHLLLNDTEDAAVQEGLQEVAAAHERMTRILDDTLTLARQGRVVGETASVPIETVAADAWQQVETEDGTLTVETEAVIEADSERLQQLFENLYRNAIEHAGAECTVVVSAPEAHEQNGFSIADDGPGIPPDDRELVFEHGYSTNSDGTGFGLSIVQSIAEAHGWSVAVSESEMGGARFDIRW; translated from the coding sequence ATGAATCGAACCGGGCTCGTTTCAAAGTTCGCAGAAACGGTTGGTATCGAAAAGGCGTCGGCTATCGTTGACGACGCAATGGCTGACCTCGGTATTGGTGGCGAAACGGAGATAGACGGCACGGATGCACAGGATATCTGTGATATAATCCAGCACAACAACGAGGGATATATCGCGCTCGTCGCGAGTGAGCTCCGCGTACAACTGGCGGCACAAGAACGGTTTGACGCGCTCCTTGGGAATATCCCTAACCCGGCTGTTGTCGTCGAGTTTAAACAACGAGAACCGTACGTCAAGTCGATCAACGAAGCGTTCGCGGACTCGTTCGGCTACGACCGGACGGATGCAGTCGGAACGGAGCTTCGGGCACTCCTCGCGCCGCCCGGAGCCGACGCCGAGGTTATCAGGGCAGACTGGTGGGAACAGACCGGCCAGTCAGAGCAAGAGGTCAGACGGATGACTGCATCAGGGGAGGTCCGGACCTACCTGTTCCGGAGCACTATTGTCACGCATGACAGCAGTCAGCTGGAAGGGTACGGGATATACACCGATATCACTGAACGAAAGCGCCGCGAACAACAGCTGAAACACCAGAACGAGCGCCTCGACGAGTTTGTCAGTATCGTCAGCCACGACCTTCGGAACCCGTTGAACGTCGCATCCGGCCGCACCCACCTCCTGCTCAATGACACCGAGGATGCGGCTGTTCAGGAGGGGCTACAGGAGGTCGCTGCGGCACATGAGCGGATGACGCGGATCCTCGATGACACCCTGACGCTCGCTCGGCAGGGGCGCGTCGTCGGAGAAACCGCAAGCGTCCCCATCGAAACCGTCGCAGCCGACGCATGGCAACAGGTCGAAACTGAGGACGGAACGCTCACGGTCGAAACTGAAGCGGTCATCGAGGCGGACTCAGAGCGCCTCCAGCAGCTATTCGAGAATCTCTACCGGAACGCCATCGAGCACGCCGGCGCGGAATGCACCGTTGTCGTTTCCGCGCCCGAGGCACACGAGCAGAACGGGTTCTCTATCGCGGACGACGGCCCTGGCATTCCACCAGACGACCGTGAGCTGGTGTTCGAACACGGCTACTCAACGAACTCGGATGGGACAGGGTTCGGCCTGTCAATCGTTCAGAGCATCGCTGAAGCGCACGGCTGGTCGGTCGCAGTCTCTGAGAGCGAAATGGGCGGTGCGCGGTTCGATATCCGCTGGTAA
- a CDS encoding DUF7550 family protein: protein MQWESDSYTYGAPEAPTMADDHHEEDRPDYDPEHVELPAREPPLRSTAPQSSFTMSQVGTGLGVLLVGLVLTFGIALALA from the coding sequence ATGCAGTGGGAATCCGACAGCTACACGTATGGCGCCCCAGAAGCACCGACCATGGCAGACGACCACCACGAGGAGGACCGGCCGGATTACGACCCCGAACACGTCGAACTGCCCGCGCGAGAACCGCCGCTTCGGTCGACGGCCCCACAGAGCTCGTTCACGATGTCTCAAGTCGGCACGGGGCTCGGCGTACTGCTGGTCGGACTGGTGCTTACCTTCGGCATCGCGCTGGCGCTTGCCTGA
- a CDS encoding DNA-directed RNA polymerase subunit L encodes MDLRVIDKSDTELSIEIAGEDHTFMNVIKGALLETEGVTAATYDVNPEQSGGQTDPVLTIKTEEGVDALEALEDGTDAVIEKADNFTDAFEAAA; translated from the coding sequence ATGGACCTTCGCGTTATCGACAAATCCGACACGGAACTCTCTATCGAAATCGCCGGTGAGGACCACACGTTCATGAACGTGATCAAGGGAGCGCTACTGGAGACAGAGGGCGTCACGGCGGCGACCTACGACGTGAACCCGGAACAGTCCGGTGGCCAGACGGACCCGGTCCTGACCATCAAGACCGAGGAGGGCGTCGACGCGCTGGAGGCCCTCGAAGACGGAACCGACGCCGTCATCGAAAAAGCAGACAACTTCACGGACGCGTTCGAAGCCGCCGCGTAA
- a CDS encoding cytochrome c oxidase subunit 3 gives MSVSDEHADDGHGEHHLPATEDWPHGFGEASWWPFVTAIGGSGIYVSAALLVLSMGENALVSQTVGAGAMAGSVGLFLVGIYGWLYHAFVSDFWERGTDYHSDKTLKFAMLLFLGSEIATFGAGFVYYFIVRGGEVWTQAAVPEVFGSLVIVNTLLLIASSVTLHYSHIALRSGNRSRFLKLLGATLLLGIVFIGGQVYEYYEFIVHKGFSIGGGIYGSAFYGLTGLHGLHVTMGAVLLGIVFIRGYYGQYSAERHTSVSTASMYWHFVDIVWIFLVVVLYMGANLV, from the coding sequence ATGAGTGTCTCCGATGAACACGCGGACGACGGGCACGGGGAGCATCACCTCCCGGCGACGGAGGACTGGCCCCACGGGTTCGGTGAGGCCAGCTGGTGGCCCTTTGTGACGGCAATCGGTGGTTCGGGCATCTACGTTAGCGCAGCTCTGCTTGTGCTCTCGATGGGCGAAAACGCACTTGTCAGCCAGACGGTCGGGGCGGGAGCGATGGCCGGGAGTGTCGGCCTCTTCCTCGTCGGCATCTACGGCTGGCTGTACCACGCCTTCGTCTCGGACTTCTGGGAGCGCGGGACGGACTACCACTCGGACAAGACGCTGAAGTTCGCGATGCTGTTGTTCCTTGGGAGCGAAATCGCCACCTTCGGCGCTGGCTTCGTCTACTACTTCATCGTTCGTGGCGGCGAGGTCTGGACACAGGCGGCCGTTCCTGAGGTGTTCGGCTCACTCGTGATCGTCAATACGCTGCTTCTGATCGCCAGCTCGGTGACGCTGCACTACAGTCACATCGCGCTCCGGAGCGGGAACCGGAGCCGGTTCCTGAAGCTGCTGGGCGCGACGCTGCTACTGGGAATCGTCTTCATCGGCGGCCAGGTGTACGAGTACTACGAATTCATCGTTCACAAGGGCTTCAGCATCGGCGGTGGCATCTACGGGTCCGCATTCTACGGGCTGACGGGCCTCCACGGCCTCCACGTCACGATGGGTGCTGTCCTTCTGGGTATCGTCTTTATTCGCGGGTACTACGGTCAGTACTCGGCTGAACGGCACACCTCCGTCTCGACGGCATCGATGTACTGGCACTTCGTCGACATCGTCTGGATCTTCCTCGTCGTCGTGCTCTATATGGGCGCGAACCTGGTGTAG
- a CDS encoding DUF2249 domain-containing protein produces the protein MTANHQPTAQTAALISETDAPDDAPMERLDVQSLGPPKPLKQTLERLAELNDDTILVQFNDRAPQHLYPKLKDRGYDFESVETDDATVTIIWRR, from the coding sequence ATGACGGCGAACCACCAGCCAACAGCGCAAACCGCAGCCCTGATTTCGGAAACGGATGCGCCCGATGACGCGCCAATGGAACGGCTTGATGTGCAGTCGCTCGGGCCACCGAAGCCACTCAAGCAGACACTAGAGCGGCTTGCGGAGTTGAACGATGACACCATCCTCGTCCAGTTCAACGACCGCGCCCCGCAGCATCTCTACCCGAAACTCAAGGACAGAGGCTACGACTTCGAAAGTGTTGAGACCGACGACGCGACAGTGACAATCATCTGGCGCAGATGA
- a CDS encoding cupin domain-containing protein translates to MSESTAAETERATLDGDSDGRTRLFDGEPKTIQLTLDAGESIPPHTHPDRDIVFLLRSGAVDLTLGDETLSLSPGDIVRFDGDQDISPAATADSEALLVLAASSE, encoded by the coding sequence ATGAGCGAATCGACCGCCGCAGAAACGGAGCGAGCGACACTCGACGGCGATTCGGACGGTCGGACCAGACTGTTCGACGGGGAGCCAAAAACCATCCAGTTGACGCTCGATGCAGGCGAGTCGATTCCGCCTCACACGCATCCCGATCGGGATATCGTGTTCCTCCTCCGTTCGGGCGCCGTGGACCTGACGCTTGGCGACGAGACGCTGTCACTCTCGCCCGGAGACATCGTTCGGTTTGACGGTGACCAGGACATCTCTCCCGCTGCAACGGCGGACAGCGAGGCACTGCTAGTGCTCGCAGCGTCGTCGGAATAG
- the hisF gene encoding imidazole glycerol phosphate synthase subunit HisF — protein sequence MTLTKRIIPCIDVDVDENGDAAVYTGVNFEDLEYTGDPVEMAKAYNESGADEFVFLDITASAEGRETMLDTVSAVADEVFIPLTVGGGIRTRADIKETLRAGADKVSINSGAIAEPDLINEGAAAFGSQCIVISVDARRRFDSEGEHYTEVDGESCWFECTVKGGREGTGLDVIEWATEAEERGAGELFVNSIDADGTKDGYDIPLMKAVCDTVSTPVIASSGCGSPEDMEEVFVDAGADAGLAASIFHFGEYSIAETKEYLDSKGIPVRL from the coding sequence ATGACGCTTACGAAACGGATCATCCCCTGTATCGACGTGGACGTGGACGAGAACGGGGACGCGGCGGTGTACACAGGAGTCAACTTCGAGGATCTGGAGTACACCGGCGACCCGGTGGAGATGGCAAAGGCCTACAACGAGTCCGGCGCCGACGAGTTCGTCTTTCTGGACATCACTGCCTCCGCTGAGGGACGCGAAACGATGCTTGATACTGTCTCGGCCGTGGCCGACGAGGTGTTCATCCCGCTGACCGTCGGCGGCGGTATCCGTACCCGTGCCGACATCAAGGAGACGCTCCGGGCTGGCGCAGATAAGGTGTCGATCAACTCCGGCGCTATCGCCGAACCCGACCTCATCAATGAGGGCGCGGCGGCCTTCGGGAGCCAGTGTATCGTCATCTCCGTCGACGCCCGCCGTCGCTTCGATTCGGAAGGTGAGCACTACACCGAGGTCGACGGCGAGTCCTGCTGGTTCGAATGCACGGTCAAGGGCGGCCGCGAAGGGACCGGACTGGATGTCATCGAATGGGCCACCGAGGCCGAAGAGCGCGGCGCGGGCGAACTGTTCGTCAACTCCATCGACGCCGACGGGACCAAGGATGGCTACGACATCCCGCTGATGAAAGCCGTCTGTGACACCGTTTCGACGCCCGTCATCGCCTCCTCAGGCTGTGGTAGTCCGGAAGACATGGAGGAAGTGTTCGTCGACGCAGGCGCGGACGCCGGCCTCGCCGCCTCTATCTTCCACTTCGGCGAGTACTCTATCGCCGAGACCAAGGAGTATCTCGACAGCAAGGGGATTCCGGTCCGACTGTAA